The Opitutaceae bacterium genome has a window encoding:
- a CDS encoding ABC transporter ATP-binding protein, with the protein MSPTGELSQGAVVRRLVRLTLRYRGSLATVLSLQCMLLALGLTGLSLTGIGIDYLRHSLGSGQFPEGLLAGMIPRHWSPIECLGLIAIAILLLAGARAWLNYTYAVALNRLVQQKLVVDLRAAIYERLQRLSFRFFDANSTGSIIARTTADVQSLRMFVDQVLMQGIIMVVSLGVYLGYMLRIHPGLTAACLATTPVLAVMTIVFSKRIQPSYAENRRLSEDMIQGFTEAVQGVQVTKAFGQQEAEKSRFGLRNRRVLEQQFGIFWRVSLFSPAVGLLTRANLLVLLGYGGWLVIQGEMALGAGLVVFVGLLEQFSGQVNQIATVVNSAQQALVGARRVFSLLDAPVEIADKPGALACGRLKGEVSFENVSFAYSGEDAVVRSLSLRVPAGSCVAILGETGAGKSAMMSLIPRFFDVASGAVKVDGVDVRDYRLDDLRRNIGLVFQESFLFSNTIAMNISFGHPEADREQVVKAAKVAAAHEFIEALPQGYDTVLGEGGLTLSGGQRQRLALARALLLEPSILLLDDPTAAVDTKTEHEILDALVAAMRGRTTFIVAHRVSTLRRADLIVVMEKGRIVQQGTHAELMAQAGPYLRVAQLQLVDAGALGKGTVTP; encoded by the coding sequence GTGAGTCCAACCGGGGAGCTGTCTCAGGGAGCCGTCGTCAGGCGGCTCGTGAGGCTCACGCTCAGGTACCGGGGCTCGCTCGCGACCGTGCTGAGCCTCCAGTGCATGCTCCTCGCGCTTGGCCTCACCGGTCTCAGCCTGACTGGCATCGGCATCGACTACCTGAGGCACTCGCTCGGGAGCGGCCAGTTTCCGGAGGGCCTCCTGGCGGGGATGATCCCCCGCCATTGGTCGCCCATCGAGTGCCTCGGCCTGATTGCCATCGCCATCCTGCTTCTGGCGGGCGCCCGGGCCTGGCTGAACTACACCTATGCAGTGGCGCTGAACCGCCTCGTGCAGCAGAAGCTTGTTGTCGATCTGCGCGCCGCGATCTACGAACGCCTTCAACGGCTGAGCTTCCGCTTCTTCGACGCGAACAGCACCGGCTCGATCATCGCGCGCACCACCGCGGACGTCCAGTCGCTCAGGATGTTCGTCGACCAGGTGCTCATGCAGGGCATCATCATGGTGGTCTCGCTGGGTGTGTACCTGGGCTACATGCTGCGTATCCACCCTGGCCTTACGGCAGCCTGCCTCGCGACCACACCCGTGCTCGCCGTCATGACAATCGTATTCTCAAAACGGATACAACCCAGCTACGCTGAAAACAGGAGGCTGTCGGAGGACATGATCCAGGGGTTCACCGAGGCGGTTCAGGGCGTGCAGGTGACCAAGGCCTTCGGCCAGCAGGAGGCGGAGAAGTCGCGGTTCGGCTTGAGGAACCGCCGCGTGCTCGAGCAGCAGTTCGGCATCTTCTGGCGCGTGAGCCTCTTCAGCCCGGCCGTGGGTCTCCTCACGCGCGCCAACCTGCTCGTGCTGCTTGGCTATGGCGGCTGGCTCGTAATCCAGGGAGAGATGGCGCTCGGCGCCGGGCTGGTCGTCTTCGTCGGCCTTCTCGAGCAGTTTTCCGGGCAGGTGAACCAGATCGCGACGGTGGTGAACAGCGCGCAGCAGGCCCTCGTCGGCGCACGGAGGGTTTTTTCCCTGCTCGATGCACCGGTTGAGATCGCTGACAAGCCGGGTGCGCTCGCCTGTGGGAGACTGAAGGGCGAGGTGTCATTCGAGAATGTCTCCTTTGCCTACTCGGGCGAGGATGCCGTAGTGCGCAGCCTCTCGCTTCGCGTGCCCGCTGGAAGCTGCGTGGCAATCCTTGGCGAGACGGGGGCGGGAAAAAGCGCCATGATGAGCCTGATCCCGCGGTTCTTCGATGTCGCCTCCGGCGCGGTCAAGGTCGACGGCGTCGACGTTCGCGACTACCGTCTCGATGACCTCAGGAGGAACATCGGCCTTGTCTTCCAGGAGAGCTTTCTCTTTAGCAACACCATAGCGATGAACATCTCCTTCGGGCATCCCGAGGCGGATCGGGAGCAGGTCGTGAAGGCGGCGAAGGTCGCGGCCGCTCATGAGTTCATCGAGGCGCTTCCCCAGGGGTATGACACGGTCCTGGGGGAGGGGGGGCTCACGCTTTCCGGCGGACAGCGCCAGAGGCTGGCGCTCGCTCGCGCACTCCTGCTTGAGCCCTCGATCCTGCTGCTGGACGATCCCACGGCGGCCGTCGACACCAAGACCGAACACGAGATTCTCGACGCCCTGGTCGCAGCGATGCGTGGCAGGACAACGTTCATCGTCGCCCACCGCGTGAGCACGCTCAGGCGCGCCGACCTCATAGTCGTGATGGAGAAGGGACGCATCGTCCAGCAGGGGACCCACGCCGAGCTTATGGCTCAGGCGGGGCCGTATCTCCGGGTGGCCCAGCTTCAACTCGTCGATGCGGGCGCGCTCGGCAAAGGGACGGTGACGCCATGA
- a CDS encoding ABC transporter ATP-binding protein translates to MKAPSPSPVSTFLVHRSREDDDEPVFRPLEWGLVSRLWGYTSPYRKQRRWLLFLTAVRSIQLPMIVWVSGLIIAGPITSGDARALAWSLVGYLVLAVLTDVMFHFRQRFAMELGERVVHDLRREVFAHLQRMPMSFFHRVKLGRIISRMTSDVETIRTAIQDVFFVSIVQLGQMLFAACVMAWTEWRLFLVVLGLAPVLYLLNQRFRVRLSQDSRAAHESFSRVTATLAESVNGIRVTQGFVRQATNAGLFRQLLADHSLYNVALARTSAVLTPLLELNSQFFVAVLLVLGGWQVLGGTVGLPVLITFLLFANQFFSPLQVLGNMYHQALVAMASSERLFMLLDTKPEWEDHPGAKPLHDPRLQGHSIGCRVDFVSVNFGYEKDRPVLLDVSFTLRPGEMLALVGHTGSGKSSIVNLVTKFYLPTSGRVCVDGHDLSRVTSASLHAQMGLVQQSNFLFSGTIRDNIRYGRPGASDAQVVEALDRLGCRDILEGLQQGLDTQVGERGGGLSGGQRQLVCFARAMLADPRLLILDEATSAIDALTEARLQEALERLLEGRTSIVVAHRLSTIRRADQVLVLESGRVVEHGNHSSLMMGNGRYAALYRQFSSEADRTS, encoded by the coding sequence ATGAAGGCCCCCTCGCCAAGTCCTGTATCCACATTTTTGGTACATCGTTCGCGGGAGGACGATGACGAACCTGTATTCCGCCCGCTCGAATGGGGTCTCGTGAGCAGGCTCTGGGGCTACACCTCTCCGTACCGCAAGCAGCGCCGCTGGCTGCTTTTCCTGACTGCGGTGAGGTCGATACAGCTCCCGATGATCGTGTGGGTGTCGGGTCTCATTATCGCAGGCCCGATCACGTCCGGGGACGCCAGGGCGCTTGCCTGGTCCCTTGTCGGCTACCTGGTGCTGGCCGTCCTCACTGATGTCATGTTCCACTTCCGCCAGCGCTTCGCGATGGAGCTGGGCGAAAGGGTCGTTCACGACCTGCGGAGAGAAGTGTTTGCCCACCTCCAGCGAATGCCGATGAGCTTCTTCCACCGCGTGAAGCTGGGGCGCATCATCAGTCGTATGACGTCAGACGTGGAAACCATCAGGACCGCCATCCAGGACGTGTTCTTTGTGAGCATTGTTCAACTGGGTCAGATGCTCTTCGCGGCGTGTGTCATGGCCTGGACTGAGTGGCGCCTGTTCCTGGTCGTTCTGGGACTTGCGCCGGTCCTCTATCTGCTGAATCAGCGCTTTCGCGTGCGACTCAGCCAGGACTCGCGTGCTGCGCACGAGAGTTTCAGCCGTGTCACTGCCACGCTCGCGGAGTCGGTGAACGGCATCCGCGTGACGCAGGGCTTTGTCCGGCAGGCGACGAACGCGGGGTTGTTCCGGCAGCTGCTGGCCGACCATTCCCTCTACAACGTGGCGCTTGCGCGCACGTCCGCCGTGCTTACGCCTCTCCTCGAGCTCAACAGCCAGTTCTTTGTGGCGGTGCTGCTGGTGCTCGGAGGCTGGCAGGTCCTGGGCGGGACCGTCGGGCTGCCCGTGCTCATCACCTTCCTGCTCTTCGCGAACCAGTTCTTCTCGCCGCTGCAGGTGCTCGGCAACATGTACCACCAGGCATTGGTCGCCATGGCGAGCTCGGAGAGACTCTTCATGCTTCTCGATACCAAGCCCGAATGGGAGGACCATCCCGGGGCGAAACCGTTGCACGACCCCAGGCTGCAGGGACATTCCATCGGTTGCCGCGTCGACTTCGTGTCGGTAAATTTTGGATACGAGAAGGACAGGCCTGTGCTCCTTGATGTTTCGTTCACCTTGCGTCCCGGGGAGATGCTTGCGCTCGTTGGCCACACCGGCAGCGGCAAGAGTTCGATCGTCAACCTAGTCACCAAATTCTACCTGCCCACCTCGGGACGGGTGTGTGTCGATGGTCATGATCTCTCGCGGGTCACCAGTGCGTCGCTTCACGCACAGATGGGACTCGTGCAGCAAAGCAACTTCCTCTTCAGCGGGACCATCCGCGACAACATCCGCTACGGCCGCCCCGGCGCCTCCGATGCACAGGTGGTGGAGGCATTGGACCGCTTGGGTTGCAGGGATATCCTGGAGGGACTGCAGCAGGGCCTCGACACGCAGGTGGGGGAGAGGGGCGGAGGCCTTTCAGGGGGGCAGAGGCAGCTCGTTTGCTTTGCGAGAGCAATGCTCGCGGATCCCCGGCTCCTCATTCTCGATGAAGCCACCAGTGCGATCGATGCGCTCACGGAAGCGCGGCTTCAAGAGGCGCTGGAGCGCCTTCTCGAGGGAAGGACGAGCATCGTGGTCGCGCATCGGCTGAGCACGATCCGCCGGGCGGATCAGGTGTTGGTGCTCGAGTCCGGGAGGGTGGTTGAGCACGGAAACCATTCGTCGCTGATGATGGGCAATGGACGCTACGCCGCGCTGTATCGGCAGTTTTCCTCTGAGGCCGACCGCACAAGTTGA
- a CDS encoding SWIB/MDM2 domain-containing protein: protein MAKKTARKPNAAFMKPVQPNAVLAAVVGSKPLPRTELTKKLWDYIKKNGLQDKKVKTNINADDKLKAVFGGKKTVSMFEMTKLVSKNLE from the coding sequence ATGGCAAAAAAAACCGCCCGTAAACCCAACGCTGCTTTCATGAAACCGGTTCAGCCCAACGCCGTCCTCGCGGCCGTCGTGGGTTCGAAGCCCCTTCCCCGCACCGAGCTCACCAAGAAGCTCTGGGACTATATCAAGAAGAATGGTCTCCAGGACAAAAAGGTGAAGACGAACATCAATGCCGACGACAAGCTGAAGGCCGTCTTCGGTGGAAAGAAGACCGTCTCGATGTTTGAGATGACCAAGCTGGTCTCGAAGAACCTCGAATAA
- the pap gene encoding polyphosphate:AMP phosphotransferase yields MSQSLVANRKSALRRNPHRVNSVQHARKIDDTLDNKPGCSHFWAMATKTVDTRLKKKAYEAQVARLREELIQLQVKLKESPFKILLIVAGVEGAGRSELINTLMGWLDPRGVEIFSYLDPTDEERERPLMWRFWRSLPTRGRIGIYASSWYTETIRQHAHEHGSFPDLFTELERIRHFERVLVDNRTLVIKIWLHMSRADQGARLRELASDERTAWRVTPEHWHHHRHYKRLERLSNRILSGTDQPGARWLKLDIPDERTRHVAVASLITQRFKQHHSAVMRSLRRKDIPETDPKPLRPTGLRQLRALQLDQKLDEDEYEEKRDKWLGRLNQSIRRARGQKRSVVFVFEGWDAAGKGGAIRRLTSAMDARDYRVVPIAKPTDEERSHHYLWRFWRQIPRAGQVVIFDRSWYGRVLVERLEGFARREEWRRAYNELNDFESELTEHGMIIVKFWLHVSKDEQLKRFRERESTPYKQHKINEEDWRNRAKWEAYEVAVGDMLALTNKLNAPWHLVPANNKRYARLEILRAACRQIDRALET; encoded by the coding sequence GTGTCGCAATCCCTTGTGGCGAATCGGAAGTCGGCGCTTCGGAGGAATCCGCACCGGGTGAATTCGGTGCAACACGCGCGAAAGATCGACGATACTCTGGACAACAAGCCGGGCTGCAGTCACTTCTGGGCCATGGCGACAAAGACCGTCGACACCCGGTTGAAAAAGAAAGCCTACGAGGCTCAAGTGGCGCGGTTGCGGGAGGAGCTGATCCAGCTCCAAGTGAAGTTGAAGGAGTCGCCCTTCAAGATCCTGCTGATTGTGGCGGGCGTCGAGGGTGCGGGGCGCAGCGAGCTGATCAACACGCTGATGGGTTGGCTGGATCCCCGTGGCGTCGAGATCTTCTCCTACCTGGATCCCACAGATGAGGAGCGTGAGCGGCCGCTGATGTGGCGCTTCTGGCGCAGCCTTCCCACACGTGGGCGAATCGGTATCTACGCGAGTTCCTGGTACACCGAGACCATTCGCCAGCACGCGCACGAACATGGCTCATTCCCAGATCTCTTCACAGAACTCGAGCGAATCAGGCATTTCGAGCGGGTGCTCGTGGACAACCGCACGTTGGTAATCAAAATCTGGCTGCATATGTCGCGTGCCGACCAGGGAGCTCGTCTTCGCGAGCTTGCCTCGGATGAACGCACCGCCTGGCGGGTCACTCCCGAGCACTGGCATCACCATCGCCACTACAAACGATTGGAGCGACTTTCCAACCGCATCCTCTCCGGCACCGATCAGCCCGGCGCCAGGTGGCTGAAGCTGGATATCCCAGACGAACGCACGCGACATGTTGCCGTCGCGAGCCTGATCACCCAGCGGTTCAAGCAGCACCACTCGGCCGTAATGAGGTCGTTACGGCGGAAAGACATTCCGGAGACCGACCCCAAGCCCTTGCGCCCGACGGGGCTGCGCCAGCTGCGCGCCCTGCAACTCGACCAGAAATTGGACGAGGACGAATACGAGGAGAAACGCGACAAATGGCTGGGCCGTCTCAACCAGTCCATCAGGCGCGCCCGGGGGCAGAAACGCTCGGTCGTGTTCGTCTTCGAAGGCTGGGATGCCGCGGGAAAGGGCGGCGCAATCCGCCGACTCACCTCCGCCATGGATGCCCGCGACTATCGCGTGGTCCCGATCGCTAAGCCCACGGACGAGGAGCGCAGTCACCATTATCTCTGGCGCTTCTGGCGGCAGATCCCGCGCGCCGGCCAGGTGGTGATCTTCGATCGCTCGTGGTATGGGAGGGTGCTCGTTGAACGACTCGAAGGGTTTGCGCGGCGTGAAGAATGGCGGCGCGCCTACAACGAACTCAACGATTTCGAGTCCGAGCTCACCGAGCACGGGATGATCATCGTCAAATTCTGGCTCCATGTTTCGAAGGACGAGCAACTCAAGCGCTTCCGTGAACGTGAGAGCACGCCGTACAAGCAGCACAAGATCAACGAGGAGGACTGGAGGAATCGTGCGAAATGGGAGGCTTATGAGGTGGCGGTGGGCGACATGCTCGCGCTCACAAACAAACTCAATGCACCCTGGCACCTGGTACCCGCGAACAACAAGCGGTACGCGAGGCTCGAGATCCTCAGGGCGGCCTGCAGGCAGATCGATCGTGCTCTCGAGACATGA
- a CDS encoding DMT family transporter — protein sequence MSTASDSIRHRAFAMLILANFFWGLSFPLIKAQGQLHQLIDPSAPDLLVTLYTIAPRFLVASLILFAWRPSVIRDTTAKEWRQGLWLGAFAAAGMALQNEGLRTTHASTSAFLTQLYAILIPLWWAAVRRTNPGWRIWMAVGLVMVGGAILSRFNPLTLDLGRGEAMTLLCSFFFMGQILTLERPCFTGNDPLRVTFAMFVVEGVLFWSASAWSSGGLTHLLLPWYSLPWVAHTVGLAVFCTLAAFILMNTWQPRITSTEAGLIYCIEPLFGALMALFLPGLISRWTGISYENETLTWTLLAGGALITWANVLVQRAPVASAKRVDDN from the coding sequence ATGTCGACGGCTTCGGACTCCATCAGGCACCGGGCATTTGCGATGCTCATCCTGGCAAACTTCTTTTGGGGATTGAGCTTTCCCCTGATCAAGGCGCAGGGGCAGCTGCACCAGTTGATCGATCCTTCGGCTCCGGACCTCCTGGTTACCTTGTACACGATCGCTCCCCGCTTCCTGGTCGCGTCGCTGATTCTATTTGCCTGGCGCCCGAGCGTGATACGTGACACCACGGCCAAAGAATGGAGACAGGGCCTCTGGCTGGGCGCTTTCGCCGCGGCCGGGATGGCGCTGCAGAATGAGGGTCTGCGCACCACGCATGCTTCGACCTCCGCTTTTCTTACCCAGCTGTATGCGATCCTTATTCCACTCTGGTGGGCGGCAGTACGACGCACGAATCCAGGTTGGCGCATCTGGATGGCAGTTGGCCTTGTCATGGTGGGAGGGGCGATTCTGAGCCGGTTCAATCCGCTGACACTCGATCTGGGGCGAGGCGAGGCCATGACCCTCCTATGTTCCTTTTTCTTCATGGGCCAGATCCTGACCCTCGAGCGACCCTGCTTCACGGGCAACGACCCGCTGAGGGTCACCTTCGCCATGTTTGTCGTGGAGGGAGTCCTCTTTTGGTCCGCTTCGGCGTGGTCGTCCGGCGGGCTGACCCACCTGCTTTTGCCCTGGTACTCTCTTCCCTGGGTCGCGCACACCGTGGGCCTCGCAGTGTTCTGCACCCTGGCGGCTTTCATTCTGATGAACACCTGGCAGCCCAGGATCACCTCGACGGAGGCGGGTTTGATCTACTGCATCGAGCCCTTGTTTGGTGCCCTGATGGCCTTGTTTCTCCCGGGCCTGATCTCGCGTTGGACGGGGATCTCCTACGAGAACGAAACGCTCACCTGGACTCTCCTGGCAGGGGGAGCATTGATCACCTGGGCCAATGTGCTGGTGCAGAGGGCGCCCGTGGCGTCAGCGAAGCGCGTCGATGACAATTGA
- a CDS encoding thioredoxin family protein: MNLVRLLAAAFLLTFGLRLEAQVSARLVSAEQSVQPGRPFTIALELTHAPGWHTYWINAGTGYPTSISWSLPEGWKAGEISWPVPGTIKDRLGAVSGNGYDGVLLLPVAIDPGTSARPGETISLGAKVEWLMCEEQCIPGSADLKLSLPIKESPPAPNPDVRSALERQPMPQARGGLAEARVHEGSLTVRIKGGAAWTEPHFFSTDEWVQFDAPQGVNREGDDLLMTLVVTPGAQPSHGRIDGVLAYTDPAGARKGLAISEPIGQATPARWSAAFWSNLGFAFIGGLILNLMPCVFPVLGIKILGFVNQAGAERRKVTLHGLAFTAGVIGSFWTLAGLLALLRAGGTQLGWGFQLQSPEFVFCLAVLMLVFGLSMSGVFEFGLRATSVGSTLQSRSGLSGSLFSGVLATVVATPCSAPFLAPALGAALALPALESFLLFTVIGLGLSAPYLILSLFPALTKALPRPGAWMETFKQFMAFPLYATAGYLIWVFAGQVTENENALRNALLGLVLVALGVWVYGRYHTFSASPARARFGLVAGGLLLAGGIALGWPRADALSWKPWSPEAVAAAQREKRTVYVDFTARWCATCQTNKQIVFSSSEVLRLLKDKDVLLLKADWTSRNPAITAELARHGRSAVPFNLVYRPDRGAPVALPELLTPSIVIDALR; encoded by the coding sequence ATGAATCTCGTCCGACTCCTCGCAGCCGCATTTCTCCTCACGTTCGGCCTCCGCCTCGAGGCGCAGGTGAGCGCACGCCTTGTGTCGGCGGAACAATCGGTTCAGCCTGGCAGGCCCTTCACAATCGCGTTGGAACTCACGCACGCCCCGGGTTGGCACACCTACTGGATCAACGCAGGCACCGGCTATCCCACCTCCATTTCCTGGTCGCTGCCCGAAGGATGGAAAGCCGGCGAAATCTCCTGGCCGGTGCCCGGCACGATAAAGGACCGACTGGGTGCGGTATCCGGAAATGGATACGATGGCGTACTGCTGCTCCCTGTCGCCATCGACCCGGGAACCTCAGCCAGGCCGGGTGAAACAATCTCGCTGGGAGCCAAGGTCGAGTGGCTGATGTGCGAGGAGCAGTGCATCCCGGGAAGCGCCGACCTCAAACTCTCCCTGCCCATCAAGGAGTCCCCCCCTGCTCCAAACCCCGACGTCAGGTCGGCCCTGGAACGCCAGCCGATGCCCCAAGCGCGGGGCGGGCTCGCTGAAGCGAGGGTGCACGAGGGCAGCCTCACAGTAAGGATCAAGGGCGGGGCGGCATGGACCGAGCCCCATTTCTTCTCCACCGACGAGTGGGTGCAATTCGATGCGCCGCAGGGCGTGAACCGCGAGGGCGACGACTTGCTGATGACGCTTGTGGTCACACCTGGCGCGCAGCCCAGCCACGGGAGGATCGATGGTGTCCTCGCCTACACAGACCCCGCCGGCGCACGCAAGGGCCTGGCGATCAGCGAGCCGATTGGACAGGCGACGCCTGCCCGCTGGAGCGCCGCCTTCTGGAGCAACCTCGGCTTCGCTTTCATCGGCGGTCTCATCCTTAACCTAATGCCCTGTGTCTTTCCCGTTCTCGGCATCAAGATTCTCGGGTTCGTCAACCAGGCTGGCGCGGAGCGACGCAAGGTCACCCTTCACGGCCTCGCCTTCACCGCGGGGGTGATCGGCTCGTTCTGGACCCTGGCCGGGCTCCTCGCGCTTCTCCGCGCGGGCGGGACCCAGCTGGGCTGGGGCTTCCAGCTCCAGTCGCCGGAATTCGTCTTCTGCCTGGCCGTGCTGATGCTTGTTTTCGGTCTCAGCATGAGCGGTGTATTTGAATTTGGACTACGCGCCACGTCCGTTGGGTCCACCCTCCAAAGCCGCTCCGGCCTGAGCGGCTCGTTGTTTTCCGGCGTGCTAGCCACCGTGGTCGCGACGCCCTGCAGCGCTCCGTTTCTCGCGCCTGCCCTCGGTGCGGCACTGGCGCTTCCGGCCCTGGAATCGTTCCTGCTTTTCACCGTAATCGGCCTGGGTCTGTCGGCACCCTACTTGATTCTCTCGCTCTTTCCCGCCCTCACGAAGGCGCTTCCGCGACCAGGAGCCTGGATGGAGACATTCAAGCAGTTCATGGCCTTTCCGCTGTATGCGACCGCTGGATACCTCATCTGGGTGTTCGCCGGGCAGGTCACGGAGAACGAGAACGCGCTCCGGAACGCCCTCCTCGGCCTCGTGCTCGTTGCCCTCGGCGTGTGGGTCTATGGGCGTTACCATACCTTCTCTGCATCCCCTGCGAGGGCGCGCTTCGGCTTGGTGGCGGGAGGCCTGCTCCTGGCCGGCGGCATCGCGCTGGGCTGGCCCCGCGCCGATGCACTCTCCTGGAAACCATGGAGCCCCGAGGCGGTGGCAGCTGCGCAGCGCGAGAAGCGGACTGTCTATGTCGACTTCACCGCCCGCTGGTGCGCGACGTGCCAGACCAACAAACAAATCGTTTTCTCCTCCTCCGAAGTCCTCCGTCTTCTGAAGGATAAAGATGTACTGTTGTTGAAAGCCGACTGGACGAGTCGCAATCCCGCGATCACAGCCGAGTTGGCACGCCACGGGCGCAGCGCCGTGCCCTTCAACCTGGTATACCGGCCCGACCGGGGCGCCCCCGTCGCCCTTCCGGAGCTTCTGACTCCGTCAATTGTCATCGACGCGCTTCGCTGA
- a CDS encoding PAS domain S-box protein produces the protein MRPQLLPLALTVSLGVAAAATTGALLPQVGRLTLAGTAAAAAGGAGLVLSKRLNRVARRETAAKEELRFSRFAMDHARDSMVVLDGEGTLLYANEETCRLTGYSRDELVGARIFKILTDPGAAQFSRLWEIIEQRGTHVFEFAIRTKEGAERPIEVAATFLEFHGSRVVFAVSRDIAARKAAESAYREVEGRARMTQYALDHAQDLVSVIDSEGRRLYVNEAFCRFTGRDFSELQSSRVWDNLPAHGEQGYRRLWQVVKERGSLSLEVELLHKSGALRPIEVNCSFLVIDGTEAVCTVSRDLTSRKAAEHERQLIEQQLRETQKLESLGVLAGGIAHDFNNLLTGILGNASLARDRLPEADPLHNPLLQVEKAAVRAAELCQQMLAYAGKGRVVVGPVDLSSLVEETANLLQVSIARRARLELRLMENLPLVQADATQMRQIVMNLVLNAAEAIDKPDGLITVTTGTVDVTREFIHSARVCTGMEPGQGVFLEVKDNGSGMTRETLERIFEPFFTTKFTGRGLGLAAVLGIVRSHHGALDVASEVGGGTRFTLVLAPQPLARDSARVRQQTSRSPFRRYGRILVVDDEESVREVAVQALQRGGFKVDAASSGDQAIELLKSAIADYHLILLDFSMPQRDGVSVLRSIREIKAHTPVVMMSGLAEEEARQRMQGLTVEAFLSKPFTLSQIREKVDAILPTAGPEQANQQTEL, from the coding sequence ATGCGTCCCCAGCTGCTTCCTTTGGCCCTCACCGTTTCGCTGGGTGTGGCGGCCGCTGCGACTACGGGCGCCCTGCTTCCACAGGTCGGCCGCCTGACCCTTGCAGGCACCGCCGCAGCCGCGGCCGGAGGGGCGGGGTTGGTGTTGTCCAAACGTCTCAACCGGGTGGCGCGACGTGAGACGGCCGCCAAGGAAGAGCTGCGGTTTTCCCGGTTTGCCATGGACCACGCACGCGACTCGATGGTCGTACTCGATGGCGAGGGCACGCTTCTTTATGCAAACGAGGAAACCTGCCGACTAACGGGCTATTCCCGCGATGAACTGGTGGGAGCCCGCATCTTCAAGATCCTCACCGACCCCGGGGCGGCACAGTTTTCGCGCCTCTGGGAGATCATCGAGCAGCGCGGCACGCATGTATTCGAATTTGCAATACGGACAAAGGAGGGCGCGGAGCGTCCCATCGAGGTAGCCGCCACCTTCCTTGAGTTTCATGGCAGCCGCGTGGTATTCGCCGTCTCGCGGGACATCGCCGCACGCAAGGCAGCCGAGTCAGCGTACCGCGAGGTAGAAGGACGGGCGAGAATGACACAATACGCCCTCGATCATGCGCAGGATCTCGTCTCCGTCATCGATTCCGAAGGCAGGCGGCTCTACGTCAACGAGGCCTTCTGTCGTTTTACCGGCCGTGACTTCAGCGAGCTGCAGTCGAGCCGAGTGTGGGACAATCTTCCCGCGCATGGCGAGCAGGGCTACCGACGTCTCTGGCAGGTGGTGAAAGAGCGAGGCTCACTGAGCCTCGAGGTGGAACTGCTTCACAAATCGGGAGCGCTCCGGCCAATCGAGGTCAATTGCAGCTTCCTTGTGATCGACGGCACGGAGGCCGTGTGCACGGTCTCGCGCGACCTGACTTCGCGAAAGGCCGCGGAGCACGAGCGCCAATTGATCGAGCAGCAGTTGCGCGAGACCCAAAAGCTGGAAAGCCTGGGTGTCTTAGCGGGGGGCATCGCCCATGACTTCAACAACCTGCTCACCGGCATCCTTGGCAACGCGAGTCTCGCCCGCGACCGACTCCCGGAAGCCGATCCCCTGCACAACCCGCTCCTCCAGGTGGAAAAAGCGGCGGTGCGCGCGGCCGAGCTGTGCCAGCAGATGCTCGCGTACGCAGGCAAGGGACGGGTGGTTGTCGGCCCCGTAGACTTGAGTTCGCTCGTGGAAGAGACCGCAAACCTCCTCCAGGTGAGCATCGCACGCAGAGCGCGCTTGGAACTGCGACTAATGGAGAACCTGCCGCTCGTGCAGGCCGACGCGACGCAGATGCGGCAGATCGTGATGAATCTCGTCCTGAATGCCGCAGAGGCAATCGACAAGCCTGACGGCCTGATCACCGTCACGACGGGCACCGTCGACGTCACGCGTGAATTCATCCACTCAGCCCGCGTCTGCACGGGAATGGAGCCCGGCCAGGGAGTCTTTTTGGAGGTCAAGGACAACGGGAGCGGCATGACGCGCGAGACCCTTGAGCGTATCTTCGAGCCCTTCTTCACGACGAAGTTCACCGGGCGGGGGCTCGGTCTCGCGGCCGTGCTGGGAATCGTTCGCTCCCACCATGGCGCGCTCGACGTGGCGAGCGAGGTGGGTGGCGGCACCCGCTTCACCCTTGTCTTGGCTCCGCAACCCCTTGCAAGGGATTCCGCCCGGGTGCGGCAGCAGACCTCGCGTTCACCTTTCAGAAGGTATGGGAGGATCCTTGTGGTCGACGACGAGGAAAGCGTCCGCGAGGTGGCCGTCCAAGCCCTGCAACGCGGCGGCTTCAAGGTCGATGCCGCCTCTTCAGGAGACCAAGCCATCGAACTCCTGAAGTCCGCCATCGCCGACTACCACCTCATCCTGCTCGATTTCTCGATGCCACAACGCGATGGTGTTTCTGTGCTCCGCAGCATTCGAGAGATCAAAGCCCACACACCGGTCGTCATGATGAGCGGCCTCGCTGAAGAGGAAGCGCGCCAGCGGATGCAAGGTCTCACTGTCGAAGCATTCCTCAGCAAGCCGTTCACCCTGAGTCAGATCAGGGAAAAGGTCGACGCCATCCTCCCCACGGCAGGCCCGGAGCAAGCCAACCAGCAAACGGAGCTTTGA